One window from the genome of Dyadobacter sp. CECT 9275 encodes:
- a CDS encoding aspartyl protease family protein — protein MKASKWLLITLLLSICGNTFAENNDAALVSEERYGYYLEKNRKMARIPFELHSNLILIFVKINETDSLRFILDTGVSSIIITDPTALKPDKLRLTRTVNLSGAGEGKSVLAHVAIDNRFSMGRLKASHQNLVVLEEDFLHLSEYVGVPVHGIFGYEIFNNFVVTIDFARKELMLERPDHYRYKKSKGEKFPLVIQDTKPFTDAVTLFADGRERPIRVLIDTGAGHALLVNNSPKETLRLPEKVIRAQLGRGLNGVINGNLGRVERIRLGKYELDNIVASFPDSIAFASKLRNGMERQGNIGCELLRRFKVTMNYHEGYMALKPIKSKMKEKFEHDMSGMEVRAGGTDLRTFYVSHVNANSPALKAGLLEGDQLLFIDNRAANDINISDIYKLLQRGDGRNIDLLVKRNGDIFFTRLTLKRMI, from the coding sequence ATGAAAGCGTCTAAGTGGTTATTAATAACACTTCTACTATCCATATGCGGAAATACCTTTGCAGAAAATAACGATGCCGCGCTGGTGTCGGAAGAAAGGTACGGTTACTATTTAGAGAAAAACCGGAAAATGGCCCGCATACCTTTCGAACTACATTCGAATCTTATTCTCATTTTTGTAAAAATCAATGAAACGGACTCGCTCAGGTTCATACTTGATACCGGCGTTAGCTCTATTATCATAACCGATCCGACGGCATTAAAGCCTGATAAGCTCCGGCTAACGCGTACAGTAAACCTTTCGGGAGCAGGAGAGGGTAAGTCGGTGCTGGCACATGTAGCAATAGACAACCGGTTTTCCATGGGCAGGCTCAAGGCCAGTCACCAGAACCTGGTGGTGCTGGAAGAGGATTTTCTGCACCTCTCCGAATACGTGGGCGTACCGGTTCATGGCATTTTCGGGTACGAGATCTTCAACAATTTTGTGGTAACCATTGATTTTGCAAGGAAAGAGTTAATGCTGGAGCGTCCCGATCATTACCGGTACAAAAAGTCGAAGGGAGAAAAATTTCCGCTCGTCATTCAGGATACCAAGCCGTTTACCGATGCCGTAACGCTTTTTGCTGACGGGCGCGAACGTCCGATCCGTGTGCTGATTGATACCGGCGCAGGGCATGCCTTGCTGGTGAACAATTCTCCCAAGGAAACGCTGAGGTTACCCGAAAAGGTGATTCGTGCGCAGCTGGGCAGAGGCCTGAACGGCGTGATCAACGGAAATCTGGGCCGTGTAGAAAGAATCCGGCTCGGCAAATACGAACTGGACAATATCGTTGCTTCCTTTCCCGACAGTATCGCGTTTGCGTCCAAGTTGCGTAATGGCATGGAGCGGCAGGGGAATATCGGCTGTGAACTGCTCAGGAGGTTTAAAGTGACCATGAATTACCATGAGGGGTATATGGCGCTTAAACCGATCAAAAGCAAAATGAAAGAAAAATTTGAACATGATATGAGTGGAATGGAAGTAAGGGCAGGCGGGACAGATCTCCGTACCTTTTATGTCAGTCATGTCAATGCCAATTCTCCGGCCCTTAAGGCAGGCCTTCTGGAAGGAGACCAGTTGCTTTTTATTGACAACCGGGCAGCTAATGATATCAATATCAGTGATATATATAAACTTTTACAGCGAGGTGACGGACGTAACATTGATCTGCTCGTAAAACGCAACGGAGATATTTTCTTTACCAGACTTACGCTGAAAAGAATGATTTAA
- the mnmD gene encoding tRNA (5-methylaminomethyl-2-thiouridine)(34)-methyltransferase MnmD → MERLIITEDGSHSLFSPLFNQQYHSLQGALTESLHIYIQLGLLPLIEDQNEISIFEMGFGSGLNALLAWKTADERGCRISYTSVEAYPVSADEAALLNYDALVGKPGLLLLHQCPWNVRNELSAQFNFSKVLARLQDLEITDSYDLIFYDAFDPRAQPELWTEEIFAKIAAHTKPGGVLVTYSSKGIVKRALAAAGFRVERHRGPGRKVHVLKAIKL, encoded by the coding sequence TTGGAGCGCCTTATCATAACAGAAGACGGATCTCATTCACTTTTCAGTCCGCTGTTTAATCAGCAGTATCATTCTTTGCAGGGAGCACTGACGGAGTCTTTGCATATATATATTCAGCTGGGCCTGCTGCCACTGATAGAAGACCAAAACGAAATTTCAATTTTTGAAATGGGTTTCGGATCTGGTCTTAATGCATTACTCGCCTGGAAAACAGCGGATGAAAGGGGCTGCCGCATTTCCTACACTTCTGTGGAAGCATACCCGGTATCTGCGGATGAAGCGGCGCTGCTCAACTATGATGCCCTGGTTGGAAAGCCGGGGCTTTTACTTTTGCATCAGTGTCCCTGGAATGTCAGGAATGAATTATCCGCGCAATTTAATTTCAGTAAGGTACTGGCCAGGCTACAGGATCTGGAAATAACAGATTCCTATGATCTGATTTTTTATGATGCGTTTGATCCCAGAGCGCAGCCGGAACTTTGGACAGAAGAAATTTTTGCCAAAATTGCAGCCCATACAAAGCCAGGTGGCGTATTAGTTACATATTCTTCCAAGGGGATCGTTAAAAGAGCACTCGCGGCGGCGGGTTTCAGAGTAGAAAGGCACCGCGGGCCGGGAAGGAAAGTACATGTACTCAAAGCCATCAAACTTTAA
- the lpcA gene encoding D-sedoheptulose 7-phosphate isomerase — translation MSFQNIISQELREAQKVLDAFLNDPAQLEKIETAAGLMADAIRNNGKIISAGNGGSHCDAMHFAEELTGRYRNNRRALPAIAISDVSHISCVGNDYGYEFIFSRYLEALGQPGDVFLGLSTSGNSGNILNAVEAARAKGMKVVIMSGKDGGKLAGKADVEIRVPHFGYADRVQEIHIKVIHIFMLLIEKMIIGEE, via the coding sequence ATGAGTTTTCAAAATATTATCAGCCAGGAATTACGCGAAGCACAAAAGGTACTGGATGCATTTTTGAATGATCCCGCGCAGCTGGAAAAGATAGAAACAGCGGCCGGGTTAATGGCAGATGCCATCCGGAATAACGGAAAGATCATTTCCGCCGGGAACGGAGGGTCACACTGCGACGCCATGCACTTTGCAGAAGAGCTCACAGGCAGATACCGGAATAACCGCCGTGCGTTGCCTGCTATTGCGATATCGGACGTCAGCCATATCAGCTGTGTGGGAAACGACTATGGTTATGAGTTTATTTTCTCGAGGTATCTGGAGGCGCTGGGACAGCCAGGAGATGTTTTTTTAGGATTGAGCACAAGTGGAAATTCAGGCAATATCCTCAACGCAGTGGAAGCGGCAAGGGCAAAAGGAATGAAGGTGGTGATCATGTCTGGTAAAGACGGCGGAAAACTTGCGGGAAAGGCTGATGTAGAAATCCGGGTACCTCATTTTGGCTATGCCGACCGGGTTCAGGAGATACATATCAAGGTAATCCATATATTTATGCTGTTGATTGAAAAAATGATTATTGGTGAAGAATAA
- a CDS encoding NUDIX domain-containing protein, with product MKVRPSAIIVKDQAILTLRYRYQSTDVFALPGGNPDPGETLQEALSRELTEELNIKAIAGTMVVCGEVIWREVSRETLHMVFATHITEGIPQINPEQTTALEIVWLPVSELHSRLLYPNFGKHIQQYLSNAVLPGYVGVADQPYIC from the coding sequence ATGAAAGTACGGCCATCTGCAATTATTGTGAAAGATCAGGCGATTCTCACGCTTCGTTACCGTTATCAGTCTACGGATGTTTTTGCGCTTCCCGGCGGCAACCCTGATCCGGGAGAAACCCTTCAAGAAGCCCTATCCCGCGAGCTTACCGAAGAACTAAATATTAAAGCAATCGCTGGTACAATGGTAGTTTGCGGAGAGGTAATCTGGAGGGAGGTTTCCCGGGAAACTTTACATATGGTTTTCGCAACCCATATTACCGAAGGTATCCCCCAGATTAACCCTGAACAAACCACAGCTCTGGAAATTGTCTGGCTGCCTGTTTCAGAACTTCATTCCCGTTTGTTATACCCCAATTTCGGAAAGCACATCCAGCAGTACCTCTCCAATGCGGTGCTGCCAGGTTATGTGGGTGTAGCGGACCAGCCCTATATCTGCTAA